The Buchnera aphidicola (Takecallis arundicolens) genome has a window encoding:
- the cyoB gene encoding cytochrome o ubiquinol oxidase subunit I — MFGKLTLLSIPYSEPIIMVTCIIIIFMILLLFCTITYLKKWKYLWSEWITSVDHKRISVMYFILAMIMLFRGFVDAFMMRLQQFYASMGHTGFLPAHHYDQIFTVHGVIMIFFVAMPLIIGLMNFVVPLQIGARDVAFPFLNNLSFWLTVSGALLVNASLAIGEFAKTGWLAYPPLSELQYSPGVGVDYWIWSLQISGIGTTLSGINFIVTILKMRAPGMNLFKMPVFVWTVLCSNILIISAFPVLTMTLILLSLDRYCGFHFFSSDFGGNAMMYVNLIWIWGHPEVYILILPAFGVFSEVVATFSQKVLFGYISLVWATISITILSFIVWLHHFFTMGSGANVNAFFGITTMIIAIPTGVKVFNWLFTMYQGRIHMHSAMLWTVGFLITFTIGGMAGVILSIPAIDFILHNSVFLVAHFHTVIIGGVVFGCFAGITYWFPKLFGFKLNETWGKLSFYFWLTGFFVAFMPLYYLGLMGMTRRISQDIDHKFHFMLSISIFGVGLILIGILCQVIQLYSSIRNRKLNYDFSGDPWNGRTLEWSTASPPPIYNFANIPNVCNIDDFWYKKQQGLVKKSISYENIHMPKNTALGFFLGVFTFFIGFSMVWHIWWMCILFFIISIIVFFIYTFYNSEYEITSFEIKKIEDQHNILFKKGE; from the coding sequence ATGTTTGGAAAATTGACATTACTTAGTATTCCATATAGTGAACCTATTATTATGGTTACGTGTATAATAATTATTTTTATGATTTTATTGTTATTTTGTACAATTACTTATTTAAAAAAATGGAAATATTTATGGTCAGAATGGATTACTTCTGTTGATCATAAAAGAATTTCAGTTATGTATTTTATTTTAGCTATGATTATGTTATTTAGAGGTTTTGTTGATGCATTTATGATGCGTTTACAACAGTTTTATGCTTCTATGGGTCATACAGGTTTTTTACCTGCACATCATTATGATCAAATTTTTACTGTGCATGGTGTGATTATGATTTTTTTTGTAGCCATGCCTTTAATTATTGGACTTATGAATTTTGTTGTACCATTACAAATAGGAGCGCGAGATGTAGCATTTCCATTTTTAAATAACTTAAGTTTCTGGTTAACTGTTAGTGGAGCATTGTTAGTCAATGCATCTTTAGCAATTGGTGAGTTTGCTAAGACTGGTTGGTTAGCGTATCCTCCGCTTTCTGAATTACAATATAGTCCAGGAGTAGGTGTGGATTACTGGATTTGGAGTTTACAAATTTCTGGTATTGGTACTACATTAAGTGGAATTAATTTTATTGTTACCATTCTTAAAATGCGTGCACCTGGTATGAATCTTTTTAAAATGCCAGTATTTGTTTGGACAGTGTTATGTTCAAATATTTTAATTATTTCTGCTTTTCCTGTTTTAACAATGACGTTGATATTATTAAGTTTAGATCGTTATTGTGGATTTCATTTTTTTTCTAGTGATTTTGGTGGAAATGCTATGATGTATGTTAACTTAATTTGGATTTGGGGTCATCCGGAAGTATATATTCTTATATTACCTGCATTTGGTGTATTTTCTGAAGTAGTTGCTACTTTTTCTCAAAAAGTACTATTTGGTTATATATCACTTGTTTGGGCTACAATTTCGATAACAATATTATCTTTTATAGTATGGTTACATCATTTTTTTACTATGGGTTCTGGTGCGAATGTTAATGCTTTTTTCGGTATTACTACTATGATTATTGCAATTCCAACAGGAGTTAAAGTATTTAACTGGTTATTTACGATGTATCAAGGGCGAATTCATATGCATTCTGCCATGTTGTGGACAGTTGGTTTTTTAATAACTTTTACTATTGGTGGTATGGCAGGAGTAATTTTATCTATTCCAGCCATTGATTTTATTTTACATAATAGTGTATTTTTAGTAGCACATTTTCATACTGTAATTATTGGTGGTGTTGTTTTTGGTTGTTTTGCAGGTATTACATATTGGTTTCCGAAGTTATTTGGATTTAAATTAAATGAAACATGGGGAAAATTATCATTTTATTTTTGGTTAACTGGATTTTTTGTTGCTTTTATGCCGTTGTATTATTTAGGATTAATGGGTATGACTCGGCGTATTAGTCAAGATATTGATCATAAGTTTCATTTTATGTTATCAATATCAATTTTTGGTGTCGGATTAATTTTAATTGGTATATTATGTCAAGTTATACAACTATATAGTTCTATTCGAAATAGAAAATTAAATTACGATTTTAGTGGTGATCCATGGAATGGACGTACATTAGAATGGAGTACTGCATCTCCTCCTCCAATTTATAATTTTGCGAATATTCCGAATGTATGTAATATAGATGATTTTTGGTATAAAAAACAACAGGGTTTAGTAAAAAAAAGTATTTCATATGAGAATATTCATATGCCTAAAAATACTGCTTTGGGATTTTTTTTGGGAGTTTTTACCTTTTTTATTGGTTTCTCTATGGTATGGCATATTTGGTGGATGTGTATATTATTTTTTATCATTAGTATTATAGTATTTTTTATATACACTTTCTATAATAGCGAATATGAAATTACAAGTTTTGAGATTAAAAAAATAGAGGATCAACATAATATTTTATTTAAAAAAGGAGAATAA
- the cyoA gene encoding ubiquinol oxidase subunit II: MNKRNIINKIMCILGLMLLMGFHRAIVHPAGVISIQQYRLIFIVFIAMLTLVIPVIFMTLFFVYKYRHCKMNIYTPTWSHSTKVEIMVWFVPVMIVIFLGSLAWTTSHGLDPKKRIISVNRPITINVVSLDWNWLFIYPKENIATMNEIVIPNNTPIHFNITSNSVMSAFFIPRLGSQVYAMPRMHGVLNLMAKFPGRYHGFSSNYNGPGFSKMKFNAIVVPNNNIFNKWVNRVQHTSCKLNTLYKFQLIARPTLLHPIKYFSCVYPNLFNRIVHRMLR; the protein is encoded by the coding sequence ATGAATAAAAGAAATATTATAAATAAAATTATGTGTATACTTGGGTTAATGTTACTTATGGGTTTCCATCGTGCTATTGTACATCCAGCCGGAGTTATATCAATTCAACAATATAGATTGATTTTTATCGTTTTTATTGCTATGTTAACTTTAGTTATACCAGTTATTTTTATGACATTATTTTTTGTTTATAAATATCGTCATTGTAAAATGAATATTTATACTCCCACTTGGTCACATTCAACAAAAGTAGAAATTATGGTATGGTTTGTTCCTGTTATGATTGTTATTTTTCTTGGTTCTTTAGCTTGGACTACATCGCATGGATTAGATCCAAAAAAAAGAATTATTTCAGTGAATAGACCAATTACAATTAATGTAGTGTCTTTAGATTGGAATTGGTTATTTATATATCCTAAAGAAAATATTGCTACTATGAATGAAATTGTTATACCAAATAATACACCAATTCATTTCAATATTACTTCAAATTCAGTCATGAGTGCTTTTTTTATTCCTAGATTAGGTAGTCAAGTTTATGCTATGCCAAGAATGCATGGTGTGTTAAATTTAATGGCAAAATTTCCAGGAAGGTATCATGGATTTTCATCAAATTATAATGGTCCAGGTTTTTCAAAGATGAAATTTAATGCTATTGTTGTGCCAAATAATAATATTTTTAATAAATGGGTGAATAGGGTACAACATACTTCTTGTAAGTTAAATACTTTGTATAAATTTCAGTTAATAGCTCGACCTACTTTATTACATCCAATTAAATATTTTTCTTGTGTATACCCTAATTTGTTTAATAGAATTGTTCATAGAATGTTACGTTAA
- a CDS encoding BolA family protein: MLKKIKKYFNTKLVKIYDNTMQHKNQNQKKHLTIFIVSDIFKNKNILKRHQEVYNVLSKEMCTIIHALSIHTYTMNEWKKCYMKDMHNIKCHQFTV, encoded by the coding sequence ATGTTAAAAAAAATAAAAAAATATTTTAATACAAAACTTGTTAAAATATATGATAATACTATGCAACATAAAAATCAAAATCAAAAAAAACATCTAACGATATTTATTGTAAGTGATATATTCAAAAATAAAAATATTTTAAAGAGACATCAAGAAGTATACAATGTATTATCAAAAGAAATGTGTACTATAATTCATGCACTTTCTATACATACATATACTATGAATGAATGGAAAAAATGTTATATGAAAGATATGCATAATATTAAATGCCACCAATTTACAGTATAA
- the tig gene encoding trigger factor, giving the protein MKFVLTTIKDFEKKLDITIPFQEIQLIEKQEIISIRKKTNINGFRKNRIPIEIIQKRYTEQIKKNTIQKTIYNNFNNIIKIKQLHIINEPKITIHQYQKNSDFIFSMHFQCLPKINFNELKKYNIEKTSIIIDNTDIKYYITEMQNQHISLEKNEKKIKKNDQITINYQIKEGISNISQVQELTFLINKKKIIPQIEKQILKKKTADTILVTMNIFKQHPDQNYQGKKITIRINIKKVLSIKKKYSYEQFIEYLKKKLHVNTYKEVQNIITDQLKKDIIHLEYKYLKNQIIQYIKKSDIIQIPKKLIEEEIKHTNKKIHKKYLKEKGNILQKKYHKNMKQKISNKIKLNLILKSIIYQNNINITQKEIKKYFQTEQKENRMLMKILPLQKNRTQLIHYIHNILLEKKIIQHLLKFFNVTYKTTNLKKILQKIHI; this is encoded by the coding sequence ATGAAATTCGTTTTAACAACAATAAAAGATTTTGAAAAAAAATTAGATATTACTATACCATTTCAGGAAATACAACTCATAGAAAAACAAGAAATAATTAGTATCAGAAAAAAAACAAATATTAATGGATTTAGAAAAAACAGAATACCTATTGAAATTATCCAAAAACGATATACAGAACAAATTAAAAAAAATACCATTCAAAAAACTATTTATAATAATTTTAATAATATTATTAAAATAAAACAATTACATATTATTAATGAACCAAAAATCACTATTCATCAATATCAAAAAAATTCTGATTTTATTTTTTCAATGCATTTTCAATGTTTACCAAAAATTAATTTTAATGAATTAAAAAAATATAATATTGAAAAAACGTCAATTATTATAGACAACACAGATATTAAATATTACATTACTGAAATGCAAAATCAACACATATCTTTAGAAAAAAACGAAAAAAAAATTAAAAAAAACGATCAAATTACCATTAATTATCAAATAAAAGAAGGTATATCTAATATATCGCAAGTACAAGAATTAACATTTTTAATAAACAAAAAAAAAATTATACCTCAAATAGAAAAACAAATATTAAAAAAAAAAACAGCAGATACTATTTTAGTAACAATGAATATTTTTAAACAACATCCAGATCAAAATTATCAAGGAAAAAAAATTACAATAAGAATCAATATTAAAAAAGTACTAAGTATAAAAAAAAAGTATTCATATGAACAATTTATAGAATATTTAAAAAAAAAATTACATGTAAACACTTATAAAGAAGTACAAAACATTATCACAGATCAATTAAAAAAAGATATTATACATTTAGAATATAAATATTTAAAAAATCAAATTATTCAATATATTAAAAAAAGTGATATAATTCAAATACCAAAAAAACTAATTGAAGAAGAAATAAAACATACAAATAAGAAAATACATAAAAAATATTTAAAAGAAAAAGGTAATATATTACAAAAAAAATATCATAAAAATATGAAACAAAAAATATCAAATAAAATTAAACTTAACTTAATTTTAAAATCAATTATATACCAAAATAATATTAATATTACACAAAAAGAAATTAAAAAATATTTTCAAACTGAACAAAAAGAAAATCGTATGTTAATGAAAATACTACCATTACAAAAAAATAGAACACAACTGATACATTATATACATAATATACTTCTAGAAAAAAAAATTATTCAACACCTATTAAAATTCTTTAATGTTACATATAAAACTACAAACTTAAAAAAAATACTCCAAAAAATACACATATAA
- the clpP gene encoding ATP-dependent Clp endopeptidase proteolytic subunit ClpP: MLKNKNSHRINYNLIPMVVENNNTGERSYDIYSRLLKERIIFITGKIEDHMSNTIVAQILFLESENPKKDIFLYINSPGGIVTAGMSIYDTMQFVQPSINTICIGQACSMAAILLCAGTPGKRFSLKHSKIMIHQPMGGYQGQASDIIIHTQEIIKTKTMINELLALHTKQQIKKIEQDTERDRFLNAEEAKQYGLIDTILQSRTNKNPSINQNKY, translated from the coding sequence ATGTTAAAAAATAAAAATAGTCATAGAATAAATTATAATTTAATACCTATGGTAGTAGAAAATAATAATACAGGAGAACGATCTTATGATATTTATTCTCGACTTTTAAAAGAAAGAATTATATTTATTACTGGAAAAATTGAAGATCATATGTCAAATACAATTGTTGCACAAATATTATTTTTAGAATCTGAAAATCCAAAAAAAGATATTTTTTTATATATTAATTCTCCTGGAGGAATAGTGACTGCCGGTATGTCCATTTATGATACAATGCAATTTGTACAACCTAGTATTAATACAATTTGTATTGGGCAAGCATGTTCAATGGCAGCAATACTATTATGTGCTGGAACACCAGGTAAACGATTTTCTTTAAAACATTCAAAAATCATGATTCACCAACCTATGGGAGGTTATCAAGGACAAGCATCGGATATTATTATACATACTCAAGAAATAATAAAAACAAAAACTATGATTAATGAACTTCTTGCACTACATACAAAACAACAGATAAAAAAAATTGAACAAGATACTGAACGAGATCGTTTTTTGAATGCAGAAGAAGCAAAACAATATGGATTAATTGATACTATTTTACAGTCTAGAACTAATAAAAATCCATCTATAAATCAAAATAAATATTAA
- the lon gene encoding endopeptidase La, protein MNSKCSKNIVIPILPLRDIVIYPDIIIPLFVGRKKSIKCIRAALKNDKKIMLVTQKISKVDNPSINELFKIGTISTILQMSTLPDGTIKILVKGLKRGQLHTVYDNNNLLTAEIETIKSYETNKKEVTILMKIAVEKFEQYIKFNKNIPIEILHSLHDIHNSSRLSNILSSQITLKLNDQQKILEILNINKRLEYLILTMESEINLFQIEKTIRNRIQNSIEKNQKEYYLNEQIKAIQKELGEIEGITNECDILKNKLQKLKIPQIVKNKVLLELKRLKMMSPISAEASVIRSYIDWIIQVPWSAKSKIKKDIHQAKKKLDNDHYGLKKVKNRILEYLAVQSRTNKIKGPILCLVGPPGVGKTSLGKSIAQATGRKYIRMALGGIRDEAEIRGHRRTYIGSLPGKIIQNIVKSGVKNPLFLLDEIDKISHDIRVDPISALLEVLDPEQNTNFNDHYLELDYDLSNVMFVATANSTNIPAPLLDRMEIIYVSSYTEDEKFNIAKNYLKPKQICRNALQEHEIEISDNAIRNIICYYTREAGVRGLEKAIAKICRKVVKTLVTDPSIKNIIINTKNIKQYLGIKKFYYGKQNQNNHVGQVTGLAWTEVGGELLTIETACVPGKGKLIYTGSLGEIMKESIQTALTVVRSQSKKLNIKLDFYEKHDIHVHIPESATPKDGPSAGIAICTAIISTLTKNPVRSDIAMTGEITLNGNILMIGGLKEKILAAHRGKIKNIIIPYQNRYNLIEIPKKILSDLTIHTVKTIQDVLKLTFSNKTDVI, encoded by the coding sequence ATGAACTCTAAATGTTCTAAAAACATTGTTATTCCAATATTACCATTAAGAGATATAGTAATATACCCAGATATAATAATCCCACTATTTGTTGGACGTAAAAAATCTATAAAATGTATTCGAGCTGCGTTAAAAAACGACAAAAAAATTATGTTAGTCACTCAAAAAATATCTAAAGTAGATAATCCAAGTATCAATGAATTATTCAAAATTGGTACAATATCAACTATCTTACAAATGTCTACATTACCTGACGGGACAATAAAAATTCTAGTTAAAGGTTTAAAACGTGGTCAATTACATACAGTATATGATAATAATAATTTATTAACTGCAGAAATTGAAACAATCAAGTCTTATGAAACTAATAAAAAAGAAGTAACAATATTAATGAAAATTGCAGTGGAAAAATTTGAACAATATATAAAATTTAATAAAAACATTCCAATTGAAATACTACATTCTTTACATGATATACATAATTCATCACGATTATCAAATATTTTATCATCGCAGATAACACTAAAATTAAATGATCAACAAAAGATTCTAGAAATACTCAATATTAATAAAAGATTAGAATATTTAATTTTAACAATGGAGTCAGAAATTAATTTATTTCAAATAGAAAAAACTATAAGAAACCGAATACAAAATAGTATTGAAAAAAATCAAAAAGAATATTACCTTAATGAACAAATAAAAGCAATTCAGAAAGAATTAGGTGAAATTGAAGGTATTACTAATGAATGTGATATATTAAAAAATAAACTTCAAAAACTAAAAATACCACAAATAGTAAAAAATAAAGTATTATTAGAATTAAAAAGACTAAAAATGATGTCCCCCATATCAGCAGAAGCATCAGTAATAAGAAGTTATATTGATTGGATTATACAAGTTCCTTGGTCAGCAAAAAGTAAAATTAAAAAAGATATTCATCAAGCTAAAAAAAAATTAGATAATGACCACTACGGTTTAAAAAAAGTTAAAAATAGAATATTAGAATATTTAGCAGTACAATCCAGAACTAATAAAATCAAAGGACCGATTTTATGTTTAGTTGGTCCTCCCGGTGTAGGAAAAACATCGTTAGGTAAATCCATTGCTCAAGCTACAGGAAGAAAATATATTAGAATGGCTTTAGGTGGTATACGTGATGAAGCAGAAATTAGAGGTCATAGACGAACATATATTGGATCACTTCCTGGAAAAATTATACAAAATATTGTTAAATCCGGAGTAAAAAATCCGCTGTTTTTACTAGACGAAATTGATAAAATATCACATGATATACGTGTTGATCCGATATCTGCTTTATTAGAAGTATTAGACCCAGAACAAAATACAAATTTCAATGATCATTACTTAGAATTAGACTATGATTTATCAAATGTCATGTTCGTTGCAACAGCAAATTCAACAAATATTCCAGCTCCATTATTAGATAGAATGGAAATAATTTATGTTTCAAGTTACACAGAAGATGAAAAATTCAATATTGCAAAAAATTACTTAAAACCAAAACAAATTTGTAGAAATGCACTTCAAGAACATGAAATTGAAATTTCAGATAATGCAATTAGAAATATTATTTGTTATTATACAAGAGAAGCAGGTGTACGAGGTTTAGAAAAAGCTATTGCTAAAATATGTAGAAAAGTAGTAAAAACGTTAGTTACAGATCCATCAATTAAAAACATTATTATCAATACAAAAAATATAAAACAATATTTAGGAATAAAAAAATTTTACTACGGAAAACAAAATCAAAACAATCATGTTGGACAAGTTACTGGATTAGCTTGGACAGAAGTAGGAGGTGAACTATTAACTATTGAAACAGCCTGTGTTCCTGGAAAAGGAAAATTAATATATACAGGATCATTAGGCGAAATCATGAAAGAATCTATACAAACAGCATTAACTGTTGTACGTTCACAATCTAAAAAATTAAATATTAAATTAGATTTTTATGAAAAACATGACATACACGTTCATATTCCAGAAAGTGCAACACCTAAAGATGGCCCTAGTGCAGGTATTGCAATTTGCACTGCTATAATATCCACATTAACAAAAAATCCTGTACGATCAGATATTGCAATGACTGGAGAAATTACTCTAAATGGTAATATTTTAATGATTGGAGGACTAAAAGAAAAAATATTAGCAGCACACCGTGGTAAAATAAAAAATATCATCATCCCATATCAAAATAGGTACAACTTAATAGAAATACCAAAAAAAATTTTATCAGACTTAACAATACATACAGTAAAAACTATTCAAGATGTTTTAAAACTCACTTTCAGTAATAAAACTGATGTTATATAA
- a CDS encoding ABC transporter transmembrane domain-containing protein produces MQLFKQIRWYFLKQWKQYVGSIFLLIIIAMLQLIPPKIIGILIDQITINKSYENKLLYWTGLILFISILIYILRYMWRILLFGTAYNLAIIIRIKLYNYLSKKNAKFYLKYRTGDLMARATNDVDKVVFAAGEGVLTLIDSIITGLSVLIIMTIYINWKLTIISLIPMPIMTIIITKYGKKLYHAFKKSQKTFSDLNNQTQESLTNIYMIKNFGLEKYEMKKFKKITDNINIKNIIVSKIDAKFDPIIYYSITCSNILTMYTGGYLIWNHSITIGQLTSFMMYLSLMTWPMLALAWMFNIIERGHAAWNRIQNIINKEYMIQSNKKNILENSKNITIEISQFKYPNTIQYALHNISMNIKFNQIIGICGPTGSGKSTLLSLIQRHFENFIGNIFYNNIPIKNYNILHWRNKLTCVHQKTFLFSDTIRNNIAFSNMQAQQIDIENVAKLSNIHQDIINFTNGYETKIGEQGIILSGGQKQRLAISRALLLNTEILILDNALSAIDRLTQYKILKNIISWKNDNHTIVIITNELHILKKTNNIFIMENGSITNQGTHNQLIKYHNWYSTIFQKYKINKTI; encoded by the coding sequence GTGCAATTATTTAAACAAATACGATGGTATTTTTTGAAACAATGGAAACAATATGTAGGATCAATATTTTTATTGATAATTATAGCAATGTTACAGCTTATACCACCTAAAATTATTGGTATATTAATAGATCAAATTACAATAAATAAATCATATGAAAATAAATTACTTTACTGGACTGGATTAATACTTTTCATATCTATATTAATATACATATTAAGATATATGTGGAGAATACTACTATTTGGAACAGCATATAATTTAGCTATTATTATACGTATAAAATTATATAATTATTTAAGTAAAAAAAATGCAAAATTTTATCTAAAATACCGTACTGGAGATTTAATGGCACGTGCCACAAATGATGTTGATAAAGTTGTTTTTGCAGCTGGTGAAGGCGTTTTAACATTAATCGATTCTATCATCACTGGTCTATCTGTGTTAATAATTATGACTATATATATTAATTGGAAATTAACAATTATATCATTAATACCTATGCCAATTATGACAATTATTATTACAAAATATGGAAAAAAATTATATCATGCTTTTAAAAAATCACAAAAAACATTCTCAGATTTAAATAATCAAACACAAGAAAGTTTAACAAATATTTATATGATTAAAAATTTTGGATTAGAAAAATATGAAATGAAAAAATTTAAAAAAATTACTGATAATATCAATATAAAAAATATTATAGTATCAAAAATTGATGCAAAGTTTGACCCAATAATTTATTATTCTATTACATGTTCCAATATACTAACAATGTATACAGGAGGTTACTTAATCTGGAATCACAGTATTACCATTGGACAACTAACAAGTTTTATGATGTATTTAAGTTTAATGACTTGGCCTATGCTAGCACTTGCTTGGATGTTTAATATTATTGAAAGAGGTCATGCTGCTTGGAATCGTATTCAAAATATTATAAATAAAGAATATATGATTCAAAGTAATAAAAAAAATATTTTAGAAAATTCAAAAAACATAACAATTGAAATATCCCAATTTAAATATCCAAACACTATACAATATGCATTACATAATATCTCTATGAACATTAAATTTAATCAAATAATAGGTATTTGCGGACCCACTGGAAGTGGAAAAAGTACACTATTATCTTTAATACAAAGGCATTTTGAAAATTTTATAGGAAATATTTTTTATAATAATATACCTATAAAAAATTATAATATACTACACTGGAGAAATAAATTAACTTGTGTTCACCAAAAAACATTTTTATTTTCTGATACTATTAGAAATAATATTGCTTTTAGTAACATGCAAGCTCAGCAAATCGATATAGAAAATGTTGCAAAATTATCAAATATTCATCAAGATATTATAAATTTTACAAATGGATATGAAACAAAAATTGGAGAACAAGGAATTATTTTGTCGGGTGGCCAAAAACAAAGATTGGCAATTTCAAGAGCATTATTATTAAATACAGAAATTTTAATATTAGACAATGCTTTATCTGCAATAGATCGATTAACACAATATAAGATTTTAAAAAATATCATATCTTGGAAAAATGATAATCATACAATTGTTATTATAACAAATGAATTGCATATACTAAAAAAAACAAATAATATATTTATTATGGAAAATGGAAGTATAACAAATCAAGGTACTCATAATCAATTAATAAAATACCATAACTGGTATAGTACTATATTTCAAAAATATAAAATAAACAAAACAATATAA
- a CDS encoding SmdB family multidrug efflux ABC transporter permease/ATP-binding protein, producing the protein MANLMHGWPTLKRLLKYSIKFKKKISIACLLLIFASFTEILGPILVSYFINNILTTRILNKNIIIIIFFSYLITQTISIILNYLQVLLFNKIAIKIIQKLRLKVISSVLSQPLQFFNEQPIGKIVSTITNDTEIIKALYDTVLTTIFKNSILICIVLCTMFFLQWKMAITAITLFPLILIIILIYQIYSTPILRMMRIYLAQINHEFNEIINGMYIIQQFSQEKHFKKIIEYTSKKHYQTRMQALKLDSILLRPLISLLFSIVLCTLIILFVISPRNILSIGTLYAFITYLNRLNEPLITIATQQTILQQAVVAGERIFNMIDRNKQIYGSDIIPLKTGEIIISNVSFQYQKKTPIILHNINLHIKPKTFTSIVGKTGSGKSTLINLLMGYYPVTKGIIHIDKRPLSTLNYKVLRNGIYMVQQEPTIFTGTIKVNITLGKKVCEKKIWHILKIVKLYYFVQSLPEKLNFILKEKGNNLSAGQLQLLCIARVLLLKPKILILDEATANIDSKIEKEIQKTLISIKKKSTLIIIAHRLSTIIKSDNIIVLNNGKIIETGNHNTLLKKKGIYYKIYNM; encoded by the coding sequence ATGGCTAATTTAATGCACGGTTGGCCAACATTAAAACGTCTACTAAAATATAGTATAAAATTTAAAAAAAAAATTAGTATAGCATGTTTATTATTAATATTCGCATCTTTTACTGAAATATTAGGACCAATTTTAGTAAGCTATTTTATTAATAATATACTTACTACACGTATATTAAATAAAAATATAATTATCATAATTTTTTTTTCTTATTTGATCACACAAACTATATCAATCATATTAAATTACTTACAAGTATTACTTTTTAATAAAATTGCTATTAAAATAATACAAAAATTAAGATTAAAAGTAATATCTTCCGTATTATCTCAACCCTTACAATTTTTTAATGAACAACCAATCGGAAAAATTGTTTCTACTATTACGAATGATACAGAAATAATTAAAGCACTATATGATACAGTATTAACAACTATATTTAAAAATAGTATCTTAATATGCATTGTACTATGCACAATGTTTTTTTTACAGTGGAAAATGGCAATTACTGCTATTACATTATTTCCATTAATACTGATCATAATATTAATTTATCAAATTTACAGTACACCAATATTACGAATGATGCGAATATATTTAGCACAAATAAATCATGAATTTAATGAAATAATTAATGGTATGTATATAATTCAACAATTTTCTCAAGAAAAACATTTCAAAAAAATAATTGAATATACTAGTAAAAAACATTACCAAACTAGAATGCAAGCACTAAAATTAGATAGTATATTATTAAGACCACTAATTAGCTTATTGTTTTCAATCGTACTATGTACATTAATAATATTATTTGTAATATCTCCAAGAAATATATTATCAATTGGAACATTATACGCCTTTATTACCTATTTGAACCGCTTAAATGAACCGTTAATCACTATTGCTACACAACAAACTATATTACAACAAGCAGTAGTTGCGGGAGAACGAATATTTAATATGATTGATAGAAATAAACAAATTTATGGTAGTGATATTATTCCACTAAAAACAGGAGAAATTATAATATCCAATGTAAGTTTTCAATATCAAAAAAAAACACCGATTATACTCCATAATATTAATTTACATATCAAACCAAAAACATTCACTTCTATTGTTGGAAAAACGGGGAGTGGAAAAAGTACATTAATAAATTTGTTAATGGGGTATTATCCCGTAACAAAAGGTATAATTCATATTGATAAACGACCATTGTCGACATTAAATTATAAAGTATTACGTAATGGAATATATATGGTACAACAAGAACCAACAATTTTTACAGGAACTATTAAAGTAAATATTACTTTAGGAAAAAAAGTTTGTGAAAAAAAAATATGGCATATTTTAAAAATAGTTAAATTATATTATTTTGTGCAATCTTTACCTGAAAAATTAAACTTTATATTAAAAGAAAAAGGTAATAATTTATCAGCAGGTCAATTACAATTATTATGCATAGCACGCGTTTTATTATTAAAACCTAAAATTTTAATATTAGATGAAGCCACAGCAAATATAGATTCTAAAATAGAGAAGGAAATTCAAAAAACATTAATTTCTATTAAAAAAAAATCAACATTAATTATTATTGCACATAGGCTATCAACAATTATTAAATCAGATAATATTATTGTTTTAAACAACGGAAAAATTATCGAAACTGGAAACCATAATACACTTCTTAAAAAAAAGGGTATATACTATAAAATATATAATATGTAG